DNA from Leptospira bandrabouensis:
CGATTGAAGAAATTCAAAAAGAAATCATAGCGGAGTTTTCTGATCTAACCGACTGGGAAGAAAAATTCCAATACCTAATCGAGTTGGGTGAAGAACTTCCCCCCTATCCCGATGAAAAACGAACAGAAGAATATATAGTCCCTGGTTGCCAATCTCGAGTTTGGGTAGCACCAAAATTGGAAGCCGGAAGATTGGAGTTCGATGCGGATAGTGACACAGCTCTCACAAAAGGTCTAATCGCCATTTTAATACGCGTGTTTTCAGGACAATCTCCCAAAGATATAGCGGATGCCTCACTAGGTTTTATTGAAGAAGTAGGTCTTGCAAAGTTTCTTTCTATCTCACGAAGGAACGGACTTTTTTCTATGGTACAAAAACTAAAAGGATACGCAGAAAAAGCGTAACCATTTTCTTTTTTCCTTTTCAAACGATAAAGACTCGCATAGAATTCTGAAACGAATCTGAATCAGGAATTCTATGAAACGAAGTTTTATCTTTTTACTGTTATTAACCTTTGTACATTGTGGCAAAGACCTCTCCCCTTTTGGCGGTGAACCAGAAATAACCACATTAAAACCCCGATTGAAACCAGAGTGGCCAAACCCCAACTGGAAAGTTGTCTCACCTGAATCCGTAGGAGTATCTTCCAGCAAACTTGGATTAGTGGAAGAATATGCTTTCACAAGAACCGGGGATGAAACCGATCGCAAAGGAAGGCGAACCGATGCATTGGTGATTTTAAGAAATGGAAAACTCATTTATGAAAAATATGCGAGAAACTTTTCCGAAGATAAAATTCATTTAACTTGGTCAGTTTCTAAAAGTATTTTACAAACCATGTATGGAATTGCTGTCAAAGAGGGTCTTGTTAAGTTAGACGATCCCGGTTATTACCATTACGAACCATTGAGTCGCGATGAAGCACATAAAAAAATTACGATTAGGCACCTACTCAATATGTCATCTGGTCTTGCTGCCGAAGAAGGATATGAAAGTGGCCCCTTAAAATCATCTGTGATCGCCATGTTGTATACTAGAGGCCGTAAAGACATGGGAGCCTTCTGTGCAGGCCTTCCTCTCCGTGCAGAACCAGGAACCCAAGTTTACTATTCCAGTTGTGATACCAATATCCTCTCTGCCATTCTCAAAAAAGTATATGGTGCCGAAGAATACGACAAACTTCCCTTTGAAAAAATATTCAAACCTCTTGGGATTACAAACGTAACTTTTGAACGAGATGGATCGGGAACTTATGTTGGTTCCTCTTATCTTTATATGACTGCCAAAGACTTAGCTAAAATTGGTTATTTATATTTAAACGATGGTGTTTGGAACGGCGAACGTTTGTTACCTGAAGGTTGGGTGCAGTTTACAAGAACTCCTGCCCCTGGATATAAAACCACACCATATTCCGAGGATTTAGACCAAGACAATTATACAGCCCACTGGTATGCCAATACAGGTGTCCCCGAAAGAGGAGTTCACGAACCTTGGCCCGATGCCCCAAAAGATACCTTTGCAGGCCTTGGACACTGGGGACAGATGTTGTATGTAATTCCAAGCCTTGATTTAATCATTGTTCGGTTTGGTGATGATCGCGAAAAAGCGTTTATCAAAAATGATTTTTTAAAATTTGTGAAAGAGTCGGTAATTCGGTAATCTTATGAAAAGAAAAATTTCTGTGATCCTATCATTGTTGTTTTTATTTATTTTGTTTTGGTCGCAGTGGAACTGGAAACATCTATCTAGTTTCCCATCCATTATCTCTAGTTTTTATTCCAAAGAATATTGTAGTTGTTACTTTGTGATGCAACTTTCCGAAGAACAGTGCCATGACTT
Protein-coding regions in this window:
- a CDS encoding SufE family protein; its protein translation is MSKSIEEIQKEIIAEFSDLTDWEEKFQYLIELGEELPPYPDEKRTEEYIVPGCQSRVWVAPKLEAGRLEFDADSDTALTKGLIAILIRVFSGQSPKDIADASLGFIEEVGLAKFLSISRRNGLFSMVQKLKGYAEKA
- a CDS encoding serine hydrolase domain-containing protein, which gives rise to MKRSFIFLLLLTFVHCGKDLSPFGGEPEITTLKPRLKPEWPNPNWKVVSPESVGVSSSKLGLVEEYAFTRTGDETDRKGRRTDALVILRNGKLIYEKYARNFSEDKIHLTWSVSKSILQTMYGIAVKEGLVKLDDPGYYHYEPLSRDEAHKKITIRHLLNMSSGLAAEEGYESGPLKSSVIAMLYTRGRKDMGAFCAGLPLRAEPGTQVYYSSCDTNILSAILKKVYGAEEYDKLPFEKIFKPLGITNVTFERDGSGTYVGSSYLYMTAKDLAKIGYLYLNDGVWNGERLLPEGWVQFTRTPAPGYKTTPYSEDLDQDNYTAHWYANTGVPERGVHEPWPDAPKDTFAGLGHWGQMLYVIPSLDLIIVRFGDDREKAFIKNDFLKFVKESVIR